The Sesamum indicum cultivar Zhongzhi No. 13 linkage group LG2, S_indicum_v1.0, whole genome shotgun sequence genome contains a region encoding:
- the LOC105156249 gene encoding uncharacterized protein LOC105156249 has product MDGRRHHRRSSTLYKETLLQNPTNSLDQTTHKRAMEKFREVVFKLAETHPNAALTPAARTLLQDRFNQFASQYKTPDHPPYSAMIERALQELNDRRGSSEDSISQFLEKAYNNLPWADSALLKHHLQKLYESGDIVITRDKKYMLAAQNPSLKSSTKVKRKSSRRKWRWDWERQRNWQRKKQLLMKRNQQKGEKVEVVEKCGESDDKEQQLFDHGVHNEDEQVKDDQTRRLVSCYDGENGACGNPSFLPTEANEKYSVEARPQQQEIGPSEVVEADIWAAQTQEQDERPEPPTPERPPGFESIGVENLRRTNSSDLAIASDKEFFESARTLRQKRRWSLRSRKPKAGSIISLELVTSLDSDEHSNPERPQNLRIEKMHQEKQQSELVKVDDLEVTESVKDRKFKGKQKYGRRRKTMSKQSENATDASKNSYQPTELWPEHPLEPYTTTDSTVFTSNQSELQFLREQEPKGLTRRRRSLRARPAKYEVARNANFLDISRPQDCREDRPEMVSRHRPKKMDYGLLVSGSKQKLEEEHSRKRGLGRSVKCDSARPPKDETKRADTKGVPFISTVVLALEQTKHRRPVKSPKIRRCWRRAKSDTG; this is encoded by the exons ATGGACGGCCGCAGACATCACCGCCGTTCGTCGACCCTTTACAAAGAAACCCTTCTTCAGAATCCCACAAATTCCCTCGACCAAACTACTCACAAGAGAGCAATGGAAAAGTTTAGAGAAGTGGTTTTCAAACTCGCCGAAACTCACCCAAACGCGGCCTTAACTCCGGCCGCCAGAACCCTTCTCCAAGATCGCTTTAACCAGTTTGCTTCTCAGTACAAAACCCCCGATCACCCACCTTATTCCGCG ATGATAGAAAGGGCTCTGCAGGAGTTGAACGATAGAAGGGGTTCGAGTGAGGACTCCATATCACAGTTTCTGGAAAAAGCTTACAATAATTTGCCATGGGCAGACTCGGCATTACTGAAACATCATCTGCAAAAGCTCTATGAATCTGGTGATATTGTCATAACAcgtgacaaaaaatatatgcttGCTGCACAAAATCCAAGTCTGAAGTCGAGTACAAAAGTGAAGAGGAAGTCATCGAGGAGGAAGTGGAGGTGGGACTGGGAGAGGCAGAGAAACTGGCAGCGTAAGAAGCAATTGCttatgaaaagaaatcaaCAGAAAGGTGAAAAAGTTGAAGTTGTAGAAAAGTGTGGCGAATCTGACGATAAAGAACAACAATTATTTGACCATGGAGTACATAATGAAGATGAGCAAGTCAAGGATGATCAGACTAGGAGACTGGTATCTTGTTATGATGGAGAAAATGGTGCTTGTGGCAATCCCAGCTTTTTGCCCACTGaagcaaatgaaaaatactcaGTGGAGGCGAGGCCACAGCAGCAAGAAATTGGCCCATCTGAAGTTGTGGAAGCTGACATTTGGGCTGCACAAACACAAGAGCAGGATGAGAGGCCTGAACCTCCAACTCCTGAAAGGCCTCCTGGTTTTGAATCGATTGGAGTTGAGAATTTACGTCGTACGAACTCATCAGATCTAGCAATAGCAAGCGACAAAGAGTTCTTTGAATCAGCTCGTACATTGAGACAGAAGAGGCGTTGGAGTTTGAGATCTCGAAAACCTAAAGCAGGGTCTATTATTTCTCTAGAACTAGTAACTTCCCTCGATTCAGACGAACATTCTAATCCAGAAAGGCCTCAGAATCTACGAATAGAGAAAATGcatcaagaaaaacaacaatcaGAACTTGTAAAAGTAGATGATCTTGAAGTAACAGAGTCAGTCAAAGATAGGAAGTTCAAGGGAAAACAGAAATATGGTCGGAGAAGAAAAACAATGTCCAAGCAATCAGAAAATGCTACAGATGCGTCCAAGAACTCATATCAACCTACAGAACTTTGGCCTGAGCATCCTCTTGAGCCATATACAACAACAGATTCAACCGTATTTACTTCAAACCAATCAGAACTTCAATTTCTACGTGAACAAGAACCTAAAGGATTGACCAGAAGACGCAGGAGTCTAAGAGCTCGCCCTGCCAAATATGAAGTCGCTCGAAATGCAAACTTTTTGGACATATCTCGACCACAAGATTGTCGTGAAGATCGTCCAGAAATGGTCTCTAGACATCGGCCCAAAAAGATGGACTACGGGTTGCTAGTCAGTGGTTCTAAGCAGAAGCTGGAGGAGGAGCACAGCAGAAAACGAGGACTTGGAAGATCGGTCAAATGTGATTCTGCCAGGCCTCCGAAAGATGAGACGAAGAGAGCTGACACTAAGGGAGTGCCGTTCATTTCTACTGTTGTACTTGCTCTTGAACAAACAAAGCATCGGCGTCCCGTTAAATCTCCAAAGATCCGAAGATGTTGGAGACGTGCTAAGTCTGATACTGGGTAA
- the LOC105156250 gene encoding mitogen-activated protein kinase 9-like, producing the protein MVQNMPFKGFFTEYGEANLYEIQEVVGKGSYGVVAAAVDTHTGEKVAIKKINDIFEHVSEATRILREIKLLRLLRHPDIVEIKHIMLPPCRREFKDIYIVFELMETDLHHVIKTNDDLTPGHHQFFLYQLLRALKYIHSAHVFHRDLKPKNILANADCKLKICDFGLARASFGDAPSAVFWTDYVATRWYRAPELCGSFFSRYTPAIDIWSIGCIFAEMLTGEPLFPGKNVVDQLDLITDLLGTPSPEAISRIPNEKARRYLSSMRKKEPIPLSQKFPNIDPLALRLLERLIAFDPKDRPSAEEALADPYFYGLANVEDEPSTQAISKIEFEFERRTLTKDDVRELIYREILEYHPQMLQEYLHGVDQIHFMYPSGVHQFKQQFICLEGRHSKVDRTPLLRRYASLPRERVCSPMDEDLDQSTKSKNQTLLAIRHPCLPSPKKSRDIKGSGVTNSSTKARQGGCTIASYNARCLPRSASISASMCIGIEGAYYCEV; encoded by the exons ATGGTTCAG AACATGCCATTCAAAGGCTTCTTCACGGAATACGGTGAGGCAAATTTGTACGAAATCCAAGAGGTTGTTGGTAAGGGAAGCTATGGTGTTGTGGCTGCTGCAGTTGATACTCACACAGGAGAAAAGGTAGCTATAAAGAAGATCAATGATATTTTTGAGCATGTCTCTGAAGCCACTCGCATTCTTAGAGAGATCAAGCTCCTTCGGTTACTTCGGCACCCAGATATTGTGGAAATAAAGCATATTATGTTGCCTCCATGTCGGAGAGAATTCAAGGATATATACATTGTTTTTGAGTTGATGGAGACAGATCTCCATCATGTAATAAAGACAAATGATGATCTCACTCCTGGgcatcatcaattttttttgtatcagtTGCTTCgagctttaaaatatatacattcag CACATGTTTTCCACCGGGATTTAAAACCCAAAAACATCCTTGCTAATGCGGACTGCAAGTTGAAGATTTGTGATTTTGGGCTAGCTCGTGCATCATTCGGTGATGCCCCATCCGCTGTTTTTTGGACT GACTATGTCGCCACGCGGTGGTATCGTGCTCCTGAACTTTGTGGTTCATTTTTCTCGAGA TACACCCCAGCTATTGATATCTGGAGCATAGGGTGTATATTTGCAGAAATGCTTACCGGTGAACCTTTGTTTCCTGGGAAAAATGTGGTTGATCAATTGGATCTCATAACTGATCTTCTGGGAACGCCTTCTCCTGAAGCCATTTCAAGG ATCCCAAATGAAAAAGCACGAAGATATTTGAGCAgcatgagaaagaaagagcCTATTCCTCTGTCACAAAAGTTCCCAAATATTGATCCTTTGGCTCTCAGGTTACTTGAGCGCTTAATTGCTTTTGATCCCAAGGATCGTCCATCTGCTGAAGAA GCATTGGCAGATCCATATTTTTATGGGTTGGCAAATGTGGAAGATGAGCCATCAACTCAggcaatttcaaaaattgagtttgagtttgaAAGGAGGACGTTGACAAAAGATGATGTGAGGGAGCTAATATACAGAGAG ATCTTGGAGTATCATCCCCAAATGCTCCAGGAGTACCTTCATGGTGTGGATCAGATTCACTTCATGTATCCAAG CGGAGTTCACCAATTTAAGCAACAATTTATCTGCCTTGAGGGGCGCCACAGTAAAGTAGACAGAACTCCATTGCTAAGGCGCTATGCCTCCTTGCCAAG GGAACGTGTTTGTTCACCCATGGATGAGGATCTCGACCAGAGCACTAAATCTAAAAATCAAACCTTGCTTGCCATACGACATCCATGCCTCCCTAGCCCCAAGAAATCGCGGGATATCAAGGGATCAGGAGTTACTAATTCTAGTACAAAAGCTAGACAAGGTGGCTGTACGATAGCAAGCTACAATGCACGTTGCTTGCCGAGAAGTGCGAGCATTAGTGCTTCCATGTGCATAGGTATAGAAGGAGCATACTACTGTGAG GTTTAA